AATTAGTCCACATTGCAACAATGATTACCCTGATTGAATCAAACGGACACTCTATCTCTTATGGTAGAATGGATGAATATATGTATCCATACTATAAGAAATCATTAGATAGTGGCCAATTTTCAAAAGAATTTATGCAGGGAATTATTGAATGTCAGTATATTAAATTACAAGCGATGTCCAAACTGCGTGATAAAATGACTGCATTACCAAACACCGGTCGTGGTTTTGCCGGTGAAAGTCTGACTGTTGGTGGTGTTGACAGAGAGGGTAACGACATAACCAATGACCTGACCTTTATGTATCTGGATGCTTCAGCTCATACCCGTATGGTTGCGCCATGGACCTGTCTGCGAATGCACGAAAAGACACCAAATGAATTAAAAGTTAAAGCAGTAGAAGTCATCAAAGCCGGTGCCAGCCACCCAAAACTTTTCAATGACCAATCCTGCATTCCTTCTCAAATAAAATCAGGCAGAAGTCTGGAAGATGCCCGTGAGTATAACGTTGTAGGTTGTGTTGAGCCGGTTCTGGCTGGACGAGAATTTGCCTGGGCTGACGCCGCCTACATGAATGTTGCCAGTGTTTTTGATTTTGCCATCAACGATGGTTATACAACCATGCAGCTTCCTCCAGAATACGCCCATTTTGGAAGTATGCGATTAGGCCTACCAACAGGAAGCCTGGAAACCTTTAAAAATATTGAAGAGGTAAAAGAAGCATTCAGACAGCAAATGAAATACTTCACTGATCAAATGGTAACTTGCATCACTGTTATGGAGCATGCCCATCGAGAATTAGGCTCGACACCTTATGCATCTCTATTCTTTGATAACTGTATTGTTTCAGCTAAAGATATGTCAGCCGGTGGTGTTGAGGTAAATCATACTGGTCCTCAAGGAACTGGAATTGGTACGGTTGCCGATGCCTTAGCTAATATTGACCAGTTAGTATTCCAGCAGGGGAAATATACCGGGAAAGAACTGCTGGATGCGATTAAAACAAACTGGGAAGGCAATGATGTCATGTATGCGCTAGCCAACAGTGATAAGCTTAAACATTATGGTAATGATGATGACTACGCTGATGATTTTGCGGTCTTTGTTTACGATACCTACTGTGACAACATCCTTGGCAGAAAAAATACCCGCGGTGGCGATTATAAAGTTGGCGTTTACGGAGTTTCTTCAAACGTCGCCTTCGGCTTGATGTCAGGTGCTTCCCTGGATGGACGTTACGCCCAGGAGCCAATTTCTGATAATATGGGACCTGTTCATACAAAAGCTGGTTCACATGATATTACCGGGCCAACAGCAATTGCCAACTCGGTTTCTAAGATGGAACACTCAAGAGCCGCCAATGGGACCTTGTTAAACTGGAAATTCAACCCGACAAATGTATCAGGTGAAGCCGGAACAGATAACCTGATTCACCTAGTAGATACCTACTTTGATAAGAATGGGATGCACAGCCAGTTCAATATTATGAGCTCTGAAACATTAAAAAGAGCAAAGGCTAATCCAGAGAATTATAAAGACTTACTGATTCGCGTGGCTGGATACTGTGCCTACTTCGTTGAATTAAGTGGTCCATTGCAAGATGATTTAATTGGTCGTACTGAACTTTCCTTTGAATAGATAATTTCGCAATAACGCTTCTAAATCTACAATAAGTAAACCATATATGCACCGATTTTTCGGATAAGAAAGAGCTGATCAAGGCTCTTTTTTATTTTTTGTCTTTTTTTAATCCTTAAAATAAATAAAAATCTTTAAGAAACAAACAAAGATGCTTGACTTGGAGTAAGCTCAAGGTATTAGAGTTTAACTAGAGCAGGCGAGAATAAAAAAAGAGGAAAAATGCAAACACGGGATATTACCAGTATCGTCCAGGCAGAGATTAAAATTTGCGAGCTGCCATCGGGAATCCGTATTTATCCCGAATATGACAGTGTTGTGGAAATCTGTGAGAGAAATGGTATTTCCTATCAGGAAGGATATCATATTATTAAAAGTGAAGCCGAAGTGATTAAAAGTTAACGTTCATTAGTTTTTTCTAAAATTGAATCAACCCCGTAATTAAGCAGCATCCCGGTCAGTGCGATCAACCTTTCCAGTGGAATTTTTTTGCCGTCTGCCACCCATTGACGATACATATCAAGGGAGCTTTGGCTGGTAAAAGTATTGACGATGTTTTGTTCTTCTTCGGGCAGATGGGCGTAGGGATTGAAGCGCTGACGGTTATGCTTTAGTGCGGTCATAAAAAGTTTATTGCCAAAAGTGCGATAACTTTCTGCAGAAATCAGACGTTCGGTAAAGGCGTCCTGCTTTGCCAGGTAGGTAAAGAAGACGCGGTTGATCTCCATCATTGGCATAGTTGGCGGTATCTGGTCTATTTCGGAAAAATAAAGGTTGGCTGCTTCCTGAAGCATATCTTCAAACAGGGCTTCGATGGAAGTGTAATGTAGGTAAAAGGTCTTTCGGTGGATGCGGGCCCGTTCAGTTAATTCCTTAACTGTAATTTTTTGGGCATCCATTTCACAGACCATTTCTTTAAAAGCCTTTTTAATGGCTTCTCTGGTTTTTTGGACTCTTAAATCCATTTGTCTCTCTTGCATTTCTTATTCCTTTTTAAAAGTATTTTTCGATATCTTGTGTTGAGATAATATCCAAATTATTAAATGTGTGGCATAATCAACAAAAAAATTATTATTGGAAATTGAATGTTGAACCAATTCCTATTATAATACACTTAGAAGAAATAAGCAACACGTGGATATTAAGTGCGAGACAGTTGTAATTGGAAGAAATCAAACTAGGGATCTTTTGTTGTTTTCACTTTATGAATAATTGAAAGAATAATAGAAAATTTCCGAGGTAAAAGCATCTTTTATTTAAAAAGAGTTTAGATGATTGTTTATGTCAGTGTTGAACTGACTGATTAAAAAGGAGAAAATATAATGAAGTATTTAAACGAAGCGGAATTTGATGCAGTTAATGTTTTTGGTAAAGGGATAGAAAATACAATGTTTACCCAGTATTTTATTGGAGAATCTTTTCTGAATCCGTTGACGGAGTTCGGCAAAGCCCCATTGTTTATGGCGAATGTAACCTTTGAACCTGGATGTCGAAATAACTGGCATATCCACCATGCATCTAATAAAGGCGGTCAGATTTTAATTTGTACCGCTGGAGAAGGTTGGTATCAGGAAGAAGGTAAAGATCCCGTTTCTTTAGAACCAGGAATGGTGATCACAATTCCTTCAAATGTTAAACACTGGCATGGTGCAAAAGCTGACAGCTGGTTTTCACATATTTCTGTTGAAGTGCCAGGAGAGGATACATCCAACGCATGGCTGGAGCCAGTTACTGATGAAGTTTTCAGCAAGCTAAAATAATTCTTTTTCAATAAAAGAAACATAAAATAACTATACAAATGATGGATTTTGATTAAAGGTTTCTTTGTCAGATCCATCATTTGTTGATTTAAAGGATTATTACACTTGCGTCTCTGATTTGCTGATGTTTAAAATTTTTAGTATAATATTTGTAGCAAAAGATGAAAGGACAGGAGCTAATAATGGTAGAAAAGATATATGAAAAGCATGAAATATACAGAATCGATATTCCATTACCCAATAATCCACTTAAAAACCTTAACTGCTACGTGGTTAAAACTGAGAAAGAGAATCTGATTATCGATACCGGATTTGATATGCCGGAATGTCTGGAAGCCATGCAGGCAGGGATTAAAGAACTCGACCTTGATATGGATAAAACCGCATTCTATTTAACCCACCTGCACTCGGATCATACCGGTCTGATGAATCGTTTGCGTGACGATCAAACCAAAATATATATGGGTGAGATTGAATACAATTATTTTCAGCGCACCTTATCGGGAGAGATCCGACAAAAAGCTGAAACTTTATTTCTGGCGGAAGGTTTTCCGGCAGAAGACTTGAGTTTACAGGTGAAAAAGAACCCGGCCTTTGTCTATGCGCCTAAAAAAGTATTTGAGGCAATACCCTTAAAGGACAAGGAAACGTTTTTGGTGGGAGACCTTGAATTTGAATGCGTGCTGGTCCCCGGTCATACACCAGGCAATACCTGTTTGTATTTAAAAAGTGAAAAGATCATGTTTTTGGGAGACCATATTCTAATGCACATCAGTCCTAATATTACCAACTGGCCGGATGTTGAAAACTCACTCAATGACTACCTGGTCAGTCTGGATAAGATTGCTAATTATGATATAAAATTGGGTTTGCCGGCTCACCGCCAAAATGATGTGGGAGTATATGAGAGAATCGAGCAGCTTAAAAAACATCATCAGGAGCGCTTGCAGTCTATTTTGGATATTCTCAAGCAAAAAGATTACCAGACTGGTTATGAAATTGCAGGTCAGTTGAAATGGTCTTTGAGCGGTAAAACCTGGGAAACTTGCCCCGTTTCTCAAAAGTGGTTTGCAACTGGCGAAACCTTGTCACATCTGGACTATTTACTGCATAAAAAACTGATCATTAAAGTGGAAAAGGAAGGATTATATTACTATCGGATTCGCTGAGAATAACCCTGGTATCTATGACTAGATATATTAAAAATTGAAAAACATGCAAATGTTTAGGTCTCTGTTAACCGAAAGTTAACAGGGGCTTTTTTGTGCCTGTTTCATTAAGTTCTCCTTAAAAATTTGGAAATGAGTTCGTTTTTCGCGCGGATTATTCGTTATTTCAAACATTTTATGACCATATTGCGAATATCTGTGGCATATTCCACAAACAAAAATATATTGGAAATTGAATAACCCGAAGGTTTGAATTATAATGCTCATGTGAGAACAAAACACCACGTGGATATTAAAAGTTGAAATATGATTCCGCTAAACGGGAAAACAAGGAGAAGAAAATGAAAATTTTAGATCCAGAACAATTTAATCTATACGAAACAGATCCGGAATTTATTAAACGGCACGAGGCTTTTGCACTGGAAGAGGTTGTAAATGAGCCAGGAATGGAATTGGAAGTACGAACAAGATATCTGGCAATATTAGCAACATTGGTCGGATGCCAGGGGCTTGACGAATATATGATTACACTCGCTAAAGCACTGGATGCTGGTGTGACACCAATTGAAGCCAAGGAGATTGTTTATCAGGCAGTGGATTATCTTGGAATGGGTCGTGTTCGTCCATTTTTAATGGCAACCAATGAAGTGATGACTGAAAAAGGTATTAAACTGCCGTTGGAAGGTCAGGCGACAACAACTATGGAAGATCGACTGGAAAAAGGCGCCCAGGCTCAGGCTGATATTTTTGGTGAAGGTATGAAAGAATTCTGGAAGGGTGGCCATATTAATCGCTGGCTGGCAGCAAACTGCTTTGGCGACTATTATACCAGAAAGGGACTTGATTTAAAGGATAGAGAAATGATTACTTTCTGTTTTCTTTTAGCTCAGGGCGGCTGTGAGCCGCAACTGACCAGCCATGCAGCGGGAAATATGAATTTGGGAAATGATAAATTGTTTTTAATCAAGGTCGTTTCTCAGTGTCTTCCGTATATCGGTTATCCAAGAAGTTTAAACGCGATGAACTGTATTAACACAGCAGCAGAAAATAGATAGACTACTGACTAATATAAGCACTAAAAAGGCCGATTTACAAGTGAAAAGTAAATCGGCCGGTGCTCTAGGATGAAATGGCTAAGAAGAAAGAATTGAGCTATTCGGACTCTTTGGATGATTCATCAGATAAATATTTCATTGCCAGTTCTTCACGCAACCCCAGCTCATCGGTGGTTCCCTTGTCTTTAGCAAGTCGATAGTATTCACATTTGTAATTAATCAGATCCAAAGATTTTTGTAAATCCCGAATCTGCTGTTGGGTTTTTTCTTTAAGCTCGGTAAACATATCATAGCGCTTAACAATCGTGCAGTCACCTTCCTGACACCATTGAAAAAAGGTCTTAATTTCTTTTAGTGACATTCCCGCCGTTTTCAGGCATTCAATCATCTTGAGGCATTCTATATCCGAATCATCAAAAATCCGGATATTACCCTCAGTTCGGTTGACTAATGGGAGGAGCCCCTCTTTATCGTAGTAGCGTAGTGTTGAAATAGATATATTTAACATCGATGAAACATCGCCAATGGAATAACTCATAAAATCCTCCAAAAAAATTTAATTTACATATTGACCTGAAGTTAGGTTCAGAGTGTATGATATATATGATACGTGAGTTTAGTATAAATTACAACAGAATAATTGAATACAACGATATTTTGTTAAAAATATAGCTATTTGGTAAGAATAGAAAGGTAACAGTAATGAAAAAATACTCAGAGCAAAAATTTGTAGGCGAACGGGCCTTGTTTCAAAGCAATGATCTGGAACTTGAATATTGCACATTTGCAGATGGAGAATCGCCATTAAAGGAGAGCCGTAATCTGAAGATCAGCAACACTATGTTTCAGTGGAAATACCCGCTATGGTATTGCAGTGACGTAACCGTCGAAGATAGCATCTTTTTCGAGATGGCTAGAGCAGGGATATGGTATACCAATAGAATCAGCATGAAAGATATCACTGTTCAGGCCCCTAAAATTTTTAGAAGATGTAATGCTTGAAAATGTCAATATGCCAAATGCTGAAGAAACGCTCTGGAACTGTAGTCATATTACGATGAAAAATGTTACAGCGCAAGGCGATTATTTTGCCATGGGATCTTCGGATCTTGGAATTGATAATTTTACATTAATCGGTAATTATTCCTTTGATGGGGTGAAAAATATGACGATTAGAAATGCTAAAATTCTTTCGAAAGACGCATTCTGGAACAGTGAAAATGTGACAGTCTACGATTCGGTTGTTTCAGGAGAATATCTGGGATGGAATTCTAAAAATATAACCTTAATCAATTGTACAATTGAGAGCGAACAGGGAATGTGTTACATCGAAAATCTGGTCATGAAAAACTGCAAACTGATGAATACTGACCTGGCCTTCGAATACTGTACGGTTGATGCTGAAGTGGATAGTGCGATTGACAGTATTAAAAATCCATATTCAGGTCGAATTGAGGCAAAGGAAATCGGTCAAATCATTTTTGACAATCCGGAAATGAGAGCAGAAGATACCAGCATTATAATCAAACAGGAGAAACAGGAATTGGCTGTATAATAGATGGAAAGACGCATTAGAAAGAAAGGGACTGATGACCTGCTGTCAAATATCAGTGATGGACAGACAGTTTCTGTTAAAGACCAGCTGACGCTGGTAATCCGGCTGAGCTTACCGACCATTTTTGCTCAGCTTGCTTTTATTTTAATGCAATATATCGATGCATCAATGGTTGGCCGGTTGGGCGCAGATGACGCCGCAGCCATTGGTCTGGTAGCCAGCACAACCTGGTTGTTTGCCGGTTTGTCCAGCGCCTCTGCAGTGGGTTTTTCGGTTTTAGTGGCCCAGTTTATTGGCGCTAAAAAATACCGGGAAAGCAGAATGATGCTTAAACAGGGGATGATAGTGGTCTTGTTCTTTTCTGTTCTGCTGGCAGGGATTGGAATCATCATCAGTTCTTATCTTCCTGAATTGTTGGGAGGAGATCCCATTATTCATCAGCGGGCCAGTATTTACTTTTTAATTTATGTACTTTCACTACCGGCAATTGGCCTTAATACACTGGCTTCCAGTTTGTTACAGTCCAGCGGGAATATGAAAATTCCCAGTATCCTAAATATCCTGATGTGCCTGTTGGATATTGGCTTTAATTTTTTGCTGATTTTTCCACCATTTCAGATGGACATTTTACAGTTTACCCTAACGATACCGGGTGCTGGCCTGGGAGTGACGGGTGCTGCTTTGGGAACCGCTTTGTCTCAGCTGATTACGGCGGCTTTAATGCTTAGTTTTCTCTGTTTCAGAACATCGAATTTTCGGTTTAACAAAGCAGAAACGCTAAAGTTTGATGGTATTTATTAAAGAAGGCGGCACTGATTGCTTTACCGGTAGCTTTTGAAAACGTGTGGTTTGTGGCGCTATGATTGCCTCCATTCGTATTGTTGCACCGCTGGGCAATGTTGCTCTAACCGCTCATTCCTTTGCTATTACGGCGGAAAGTTTATGTTATATGCCCGGCTATGGGATTGCCAGAGCGGCCACAACCCTTGTCAGTCAAAGTATCGGGGCCGGTCAAACGGCACTGGCAAAGCAACTGGCAGAGATGACGGTTGTTCTGGGAATGGTGGTTATGACCTGTATGGGGCTCCTGATATTTATTGCCGCACCGGCTATGATTGGATTTTTATCACCGGATCCCCAGGTTCAGGAGTTGGGGACGCTGATTCTAAGAATTGAGGCTTTTGCCGAGCCGATGTATGCGGCTTCGATTGTTGCTTCTGGAGGGTTGCAGGGAGCCGGGGATACATTTATACCGGTAATCATGAATTTTTTAAGTATGTGGGCAGTACGCTTGCCCTTATCATACCTTTTAGCACTGCGTTTTGGGCTGGTTGGTGTATGGATCGCCATGTGTATTGAATTAAGTTTTAGAGGAACAATTTTTCTGATTCGATTGCGGCGCGGCAGGTGGATTAAAATAAATAGAAAAAGTCAGGAGCAGATAGTTTGAAATACGATTTTGATAAAGAAACCAACAGAAGAAATACATATTCAATGAAGTGGGATGTTAAAGAAAATGAACTTCCAATGTGGGTTGCTGATATGGATTTTCAGACGGCACCGGCAGTGATAGAGGCACTGAAAAATAAAGTTAATTTAGGAATCTTTGGTTACTCACTGGTATCAGATGAATGGCAGCAGGCGATTTGTAACTGGTGGCAAAAAAGACATGGTTTTTCAATTGCGAATGATTGGCTGATCTTTTGCACCGGGGTTGTACCAGCACTTTCCTGTGCGGTAAAACGGTTGACTAATGTTGGCGATAATGTGCTGGTGCAGACCCCAGTTTATAATATATTCTTTAATTCGATTGTCAATCATGGCAGACATGCAATTAAAAATAGACTGAAGTATGATGGTGAAGAATATTCAATCGATTTTGAAGATTTAGAGGAAAAGCTCTCTCATCCATTGACTACTTTAATGATTTTATGCAATCCTCACAACCCCATTGGAAAAATATGGGACAAAGAGACACTAAACCGAATCGGTCAATTATGTAAAAAACATCATGTTGTCGTTGTTTCTGATGAAATTCATTGTGATGTGACCGAACCCGGAACAGAATATGTTCCTTTTGCTTCAGTGTCAGATGTTTGCGCTAATAATAGTGTTACCTGCATTTCGGCCAGTAAAGCCTTCAATTTAGCGGGAATGCAGTCAGCAGCGGTGATAATCCCTGATGAAGCTTTGCGTCAAAAGATGGAGAGAGGACTGAATTCTGATGAATTGGCGGAGCCTAATGCCTTTGCTATTGATGCTGTAACAGCGGCATTGACTCAGGGAGAAGAATGGTTAGATGAACTACGCCTTTATCTGAAAGGGAACAAGGACCTGGTTTATGAGTTTCTAAAAGATCAAATTCCGGAAGTCAAACTGATTACATCTCAGGCAACTTATCTGCTCTGGATTGATTGTCAAAAATTAACTGATAATTCTGAAGCATTCTGTCAGTTTATCAGAGAAGAGACCGGTCTTTATCTTTCCGCTGGCAGTGAGTTTAAGGGTAACGGCAATCTCTTTGTAAGAATGAATATTGCCTGTCCGAAAAAACGCGTTCAGGATGGTCTGAACCGTTTTAAACAGGGTGTCCAGTCTTATAAGTGTTTAAACGAAGGTTAAGTGTTTTAGATAAGAATGCTTGTTATAAACTACTAGACTAATATGGGTATGAGGTGTTAAATATGAATATTTTAGTATTAAATGGCAGTCCCAGACCAGATGGCAATACCACTGCAATGATTAGAGCTTTTAATGAGGGGGCTTCAGAGGTAGGCCATGAAGTAACGGTTATCAATGTGTGCAGAAAGAAAATTGGCGGCTGTTTAGGGTGTGAATATTGTCATACCAAAGGAAAGGGAGCCTGTATTCAAAAGGATGATATGTATCAGGTCTATGATGCGATCAAAAAAGCAGATATGATTGTATTGGGATCTCCCGTTTATTATTTTAGTTATAGCGGCCAACTTCAATCAACAATCAACCGATTGTATGCATTGGGAATACCTCAAAATTTAAAAAAGTCGATGCTTTTGTTAAGTTCTGGCAGTGATGATGTTTATGAGGCCATATTTTATCAGTATCACAGGACTTTTCAGAAGTTTATGAAACTGGAAGATATGGGGATCATTACGGCATATGGTGACCAAAACAAATCGCAGGCGATTCTTTCAAAAGTCAGAGACGCTGCAAATAAATTATAATTAAGGAGCCCAAATGAAAATTCAGGTTAAGGGAAATGGAAATACCATTGTTTATCAATTAAATGACAGTCTGGCTGATGAATCACTGTATAGTCAGCTGCCTATGGCTATAAAAGTGGAAAACTACAGTAACGATGAAAAGATTTTCTATCCGGCCGAAAAGCTTAAAACGTCTAATACTCCCAAAGCTAATGCTAAAAATGGAAGTCTGGCCTATTACGCCCCTTGGGGAAATGTGGTCATGTATTACAAAGATTTTGGCAAAGCTTCCGGTTTATATGAACTGGGGCAGGTTGTAAGCGGAAAGGAAAATATTTCAAAGTTGTCAGGCGAAATACAGATTGAGATTTTAAAGGATTGATAGAGTAAAGAGCGCGTTCTATCGAAATAACTAAGGTCATTCAGGAAACTGGCTTAGGACGAAATCTCAGGGCTGTATGATTTAAAAGAGGTGACGTGTGAAAAGATTTTTTACGATATTTTTAATTGTGTTGATGGGAATATTTTTATTGACCGCCTGCAGTACTAATTCTTCTAACAATTCCGACCAGTCGGCAGAGGAAAAAGGTGAAGCAGTAGATTCAGTTGCGCCGATAGAAAATAGCGATGAATCAAATACAGAAATAAAGGAGGAGAAAAAGCAAATGAAACTTCAAATTGGAAATAATGTGTTAACCGCAAGCTTAGCAGATAATTCGAGTGCAGAAGCATTGGCGAAGATGCTTGAAGCAGGACCGCTAACGATCAGTATGCGAGATTTTGGAGGGATGGAGAAAGTGGGATCGCTGGGTTCAACTTTACCTGAAAATAACGAGCAAATCACGACTGAGGCTGGGGACCTGATATTATATCAGGCGGGTGCATTCGTTATTTACTACGCACCGAACTCGTGGAATTTTACCAGACTGGGAAAGATTAATGATATTACAGCTGACGAATTAAAAGCGATTCTTGGGGATGGAAACGTGGACGTTACCCTTTCTTTAGATTGACCGACAACTAAAAATGTAAGCATAAAAATTAAAAATAATGGAGGAAAACAATGAATTTAGATTTTGTTTATCAGAACCCGACAACAATATATTTTGGCAAAAATGCAATGGAGAATTTAAAAACAGAATTGGGCAATTATGGTGATACGGTCATTCTTGCCTATGGAAAATCTTCAATTAAAAAAATTGGTCTTTATGATCAGATTTTGGACGTTTTAAAAGATGCTGGTAAAAAGGTTGTTGAACTTTCGGGTATTATGGCAAACCCGACTTACGATAAAGTCCTGGAAGGTTCAAAAATAGTGAAAGAAAATGAGGTTGATCTGATTTTAGCTGTCGGAGGTGGATCGGTTATTGATTGCGCTAAAGCTATTTCGGTATCTGCCTATTGTGAAGGCGATGCCTGGACCAAATATTGGTTGCAGTTTGCACCGGTTGACAATAAAATTGTACCAGTTGCTTCAATTCTGACTCTGGCTGGAACCGGTTCGGAAATGAATGGTGGTTCAGTTATTACCAATAATGATATGAAACTGAAAATGGGACGGGTTTTTCCGGCTAATGTCAATCCTAAATTTTCGATTCTTAATCCGGAATATACTTTTTCGTTGCCGGAATATCAAATGGTTAGCGGGATTTTTGATATGATGTCCCATCTGATGGAAGCATATTTCTCCGGTGAAGATGACGTTACTTCAGATTATATCATCGAAGGGATTTTACGTTCCGTGATTCACAGTGCAAAAATTGCCAAAGAAAATTCAAAAGACTATGAAGCCAGAAGCAATCTGATGTGGAGTGCCACCCTGGCTATGAATCCCATTGTCGGTCTTAGTAAAAGAGCTGACTGGCAAGTCCACATGATTGAACATCAACTGGGCGCATATACCGATTGTGCCCATGGGATGGGACTGGCAGCCGTATCACTACCATATTATCGGATGATCTATAAAGATGGTTTGGATAAATTCGTACGATTTGCAGTGAATGTCTGGGGTGTAGCCGAAGCCGGAAAATCTAAAGAAGAAGTGGCCCTGGAAGGCCTTGCCTGCCTGGAAACATTCTGCCAGGATATGGGGATTGTTCTTAACATTAAAGAGCTCGGTGCTACTGAAGAGATGTTAAAAGCAATTGCCGATTCAACTGTTATTCTTGGCGGCTATAAAAAACTGACCGCTGAAGATGTTTTGGATATTTTAAAAACAGCCTATCAGGCATAATTAAGTATCGATAAGAGCAGACATCTGAGATGATCTGTTCTTTTTTAAAATTGCGGTTAATGGTTTGATTGGGAAAATAATTTGAAGTATTCTATAAATTAACAGAAGAGGAGCAGATAATATGGGAAAAACACTGGTTGTCTATTTTACATGGTCGGGAAAAACAAAGAAGATGGCGGAAAAAATTGCTGAAATAAAAAATGCAGATGTTGTAGAAATTAAGACGGTTAAGGTTTATCCGACACAGTATAATCAGCTTTTGGAGATATCAAGGGCTGAAAAAAGTCATGATGAGCGACCGGAACTGCAAGCACTTAATATTGATATCGATGGTTACGAGACAATTATTATCGGCTATCCAAACTGGCACAGTTCTTGTCCGAAAGCAATTTTGTCATTTCTGGAGAAATTTGATTTATCGGGTAAAGTTCTTGCTCCATTTTGCACGCATGGTGGCGGCGGGATTGGCAATAGTGAAAGTGATATTAAAAAAAGCTGTCCCAAAGCTGTTTTGAAAAAGGGCTATGCTAAAGGAAGTTCTGATACAAAAGCAATTACCAAATGGCTGGAAACACTTTAAGATTAACTTTGAGATAATAAAACTGGACAAATATAATTGTTTGAGAGAATGCTTTTTGTGAATAAAAATCCAGCGGTGGCTATTTGACCAAGCTGGATTTTTTTATTGTGAAAAACAATTCAAGTTGGTAATTAATCGGGATAGTTGTTCTGCTCGGAAGGATGCTTAGTTTTTAAGACAGCATTTTCAAGATTAATTTGAATCGGAGAAATATCCATTGTGACAGAAGCCAGTTTGATTTTATCTTTGTAAGAGTTTAAGGCGGATAAAATTTCCGTAAACAGCTGATTTTTTGTCGCCCGACGTTCCCGGTAATCAACGACATATCGGATGGTGAATTCAATCCAGTTATCAGTAGTAACCATAGATACCATAGTTTGTGTGCTGGCATTTTCGATCTGATATTTTCTAACCATAATCTTCCAGTGTTCCTCTGCTTTCCGGCTGTAATCGCCAATAACTTTTTCGGTTACTTCCTGCATAATCTGGCGTGCCAGAACATAGTCACTTTCAAATTTTATTGGAATTTTAATTTCATCCCATAGGAATGGAAAGTCAGATGAATAATTAAAGACCGGTTCTTTAAAAACAAAACTGTTGGCAATCCGGACGATTCTGCCATTATATAAATCGCCATCGACCCATTCGCCCAGTTCCATCACAGTTGTTCTCAAAATTCCCATATCGATAACATCACCTTTAATCCCACCGATTTGAACCCTATCGCCAGTAGTATAGAAATTGCTGGCTAAA
This genomic interval from Eubacteriaceae bacterium ES3 contains the following:
- a CDS encoding TetR/AcrR family transcriptional regulator; translated protein: MDLRVQKTREAIKKAFKEMVCEMDAQKITVKELTERARIHRKTFYLHYTSIEALFEDMLQEAANLYFSEIDQIPPTMPMMEINRVFFTYLAKQDAFTERLISAESYRTFGNKLFMTALKHNRQRFNPYAHLPEEEQNIVNTFTSQSSLDMYRQWVADGKKIPLERLIALTGMLLNYGVDSILEKTNER
- a CDS encoding pyruvate formate lyase family protein — encoded protein: MENTDAVGILPFDYKFTAGYKDDGFTSREEGFSVIARTNKLRKDFLDGNFEVNSERALLITEAYKANEALPIVLKRGKALRYVLENITIHTYDDELIVGNAGVPNKHAAIFPEFSYDWIIDELENAPFNEREFDNYDISEKTKEELISIADYWQGRTVKDRITSQMDFDELKASNMGLGTYLINLYQYGGISHYVFNYKKLLAVGFGGLKQECLDRLAQIDKTSPNGPEERNTILGFLETVEGAIIYINRHAEVYEEKAANETDAAKKEEYTNIAKNLRTIAEGPATNFWDATQLVHIATMITLIESNGHSISYGRMDEYMYPYYKKSLDSGQFSKEFMQGIIECQYIKLQAMSKLRDKMTALPNTGRGFAGESLTVGGVDREGNDITNDLTFMYLDASAHTRMVAPWTCLRMHEKTPNELKVKAVEVIKAGASHPKLFNDQSCIPSQIKSGRSLEDAREYNVVGCVEPVLAGREFAWADAAYMNVASVFDFAINDGYTTMQLPPEYAHFGSMRLGLPTGSLETFKNIEEVKEAFRQQMKYFTDQMVTCITVMEHAHRELGSTPYASLFFDNCIVSAKDMSAGGVEVNHTGPQGTGIGTVADALANIDQLVFQQGKYTGKELLDAIKTNWEGNDVMYALANSDKLKHYGNDDDYADDFAVFVYDTYCDNILGRKNTRGGDYKVGVYGVSSNVAFGLMSGASLDGRYAQEPISDNMGPVHTKAGSHDITGPTAIANSVSKMEHSRAANGTLLNWKFNPTNVSGEAGTDNLIHLVDTYFDKNGMHSQFNIMSSETLKRAKANPENYKDLLIRVAGYCAYFVELSGPLQDDLIGRTELSFE
- a CDS encoding MBL fold metallo-hydrolase, which produces MVEKIYEKHEIYRIDIPLPNNPLKNLNCYVVKTEKENLIIDTGFDMPECLEAMQAGIKELDLDMDKTAFYLTHLHSDHTGLMNRLRDDQTKIYMGEIEYNYFQRTLSGEIRQKAETLFLAEGFPAEDLSLQVKKNPAFVYAPKKVFEAIPLKDKETFLVGDLEFECVLVPGHTPGNTCLYLKSEKIMFLGDHILMHISPNITNWPDVENSLNDYLVSLDKIANYDIKLGLPAHRQNDVGVYERIEQLKKHHQERLQSILDILKQKDYQTGYEIAGQLKWSLSGKTWETCPVSQKWFATGETLSHLDYLLHKKLIIKVEKEGLYYYRIR
- a CDS encoding cupin domain-containing protein — its product is MKYLNEAEFDAVNVFGKGIENTMFTQYFIGESFLNPLTEFGKAPLFMANVTFEPGCRNNWHIHHASNKGGQILICTAGEGWYQEEGKDPVSLEPGMVITIPSNVKHWHGAKADSWFSHISVEVPGEDTSNAWLEPVTDEVFSKLK
- a CDS encoding carboxymuconolactone decarboxylase family protein, which produces MKILDPEQFNLYETDPEFIKRHEAFALEEVVNEPGMELEVRTRYLAILATLVGCQGLDEYMITLAKALDAGVTPIEAKEIVYQAVDYLGMGRVRPFLMATNEVMTEKGIKLPLEGQATTTMEDRLEKGAQAQADIFGEGMKEFWKGGHINRWLAANCFGDYYTRKGLDLKDREMITFCFLLAQGGCEPQLTSHAAGNMNLGNDKLFLIKVVSQCLPYIGYPRSLNAMNCINTAAENR
- a CDS encoding MerR family transcriptional regulator, which encodes MSYSIGDVSSMLNISISTLRYYDKEGLLPLVNRTEGNIRIFDDSDIECLKMIECLKTAGMSLKEIKTFFQWCQEGDCTIVKRYDMFTELKEKTQQQIRDLQKSLDLINYKCEYYRLAKDKGTTDELGLREELAMKYLSDESSKESE